One genomic region from Osmerus eperlanus chromosome 6, fOsmEpe2.1, whole genome shotgun sequence encodes:
- the ccser2a gene encoding serine-rich coiled-coil domain-containing protein 2, whose translation MEEKSLSKPTMVSRLPKFGARPAPGVSSPLPNGPPQPPPPTQEGKTPPPVRANGLLRTSSFSLKWRKDGVGASPEDGACLEGREDKPQFQLPLLGKEGKKASPSTPKLQRSASSVSSTSSPKAIPRHQPSKASPKTGARLGQSPLSGGLKAGLNGSLGSRRSGSGSCLVNSGSPRSGSRDSLSQSSDSLKSLVLDNMVRSQSFTHFKQIPSPSSLPMTRSFSFNRAVELAKPLANTQLRTPRTTLIKPPQGLANGRLGLGLGGMGGAGSVGSLGGLQYGRVGSSPLLSTPTPPSGLKKPLLPSCVLSKPSALGCRLARPGQAKLQKPLFPGMVRGEVRAGAGGVGDPPDKADSPPVSPDPPSAGERSGSLREALSQPCTADGLEDMSLSSASSLERNDTSDEFLDDFDGLGDPGQGEVPDNRSRGNATEIRLRHFLNESMDWEGMGLTGGQEEGSERGSRGGLSSEEGDLPQGSSLELSPSNSSGGTYMWDEEGLEPLGGLASHPCDSYDNADLNSMDILNQLGSLDPGDLEEDDLMLDVDLPDDGSLHTGETVFLVSI comes from the exons ATGGAAGAGAAATCACTGTCCAAGCCCACCATGGTGTCCAGACTGCCCAAGTTCGGTGCCCGTCCTGCCCCGGGGGTGTCCAGCCCCCTGCCCAATGGGCCCCCtcagcccccgccccccacccaggAGGGCAAGACGCCCCCCCCAGTGAGGGCCAACGGACTCCTccgcacctcctccttctctctgaagTGGAGGAAAGATGGCGTGGGCGCCAGTCCTGAGGATGGAGCGTgcctggaggggagggaagacaaGCCCCAGTTCCAGCTCCCCTTGCTGGGGAAGGAGGGTAAGAAAGCCTCCCCCTCAACCCCTAAGCTGCAGAGGTCTGCTTCCTCCGtgtcctccacctccagtcCCAAGGCCATACCCAGGCATCAGCCGTCCAAGGCCAGCCCCAAGACAGGGGCCAGGCTGGGGCAAAGCCCGCTCAGCGGGGGCCTAAAAGCGGGCCTGAACGGCTCCTTGGGCTCCAGACGCTCGGGGTCTGGCTCGTGCCTGGTGAACTCCGGCTCGCCCCGCAGCGGCTCCAGAGACAGTCTGTCCCAGTCCAGCGACAGCCTCAAGTCGCTCGTGCTGGACAACATGGTGCGCTCGCAGAGCTTCACCCACTTCAAGCAgatcccctcccccagcagccTGCCCATGACGCGCTCCTTCTCCTTCAACAGAGCTGTGGAGCTGGCCAAGCCCCTGGCCAACACCCAGCTcaggacccccaggaccaccctCATCAAGCCCCCCCAGGGCCTGGCCAACGGccggttggggctggggctgggagggatggggggggcggGTAGTGTGGGGAGCCTGGGGGGGCTGCAGTATGGCAGGGTAGGctcatcccccctcctgtccacccccaccccccccagtgGCCTGAAGAAGCCCCTGCTACCCAGCTGTGTGCTGTCCAAGCCCTCCGCCCTGGGCTGCAGGCTGGCTCGCCCTGGGCAGGCCAAGCTTCAGAAGCCCCTGTTCCCCGGcatggtgaggggggaggtcagggCCGGGGCGGGGGGCGTGGGGGACCCCCCGGACAAGGCGGACTCGCCCCCCGTCAGTCCGGACCCCCCCAGCGCCGGCGAGCGGAGCGGCTCTCTGAGGGAGGCGCTGTCCCAGCCGTGCACGGCCGACGGGCTGGAGGACATGTCCCTGTCATCCGCCTCGTCCCTGGAGCGCAACGACACCAGCGACGAGTTCCTCGACGACTTCGACGGCCTCGGCGACCCCGGCCAGGGGGAGGTGCCGGACAACAGGAGTCGTGGCAACGCCACGGAGATTCGCCTGCGCCACTTCCTGAACGAGAGCATGGACTGGGAGGGGATGGGCCTGACAG GCGGGCAAGAGGAGGGAAGCGAGAGGGGGTCCCGGGGGGGCCTGTCATCCGAGGAGGGGGACCTCCCCCAGGGCTCGTCCTTGGAGCTGTCCCCCTCCAACAGCTCCGGGGGAACCTACATGTGGGACGAGGAGGGCCTGGAGCCCCTGGGGGGGCTGGCCTCACACCCCTGTGACAGCTACGACAACGCAGACCTCAACAGCATG gACATCCTGAACCAGCTGGGCTCCCTGGATCCAGGAGACCTGGAGGAGGACGACCTCATGCTGGACGTGGACCTGCCTGACGATGGCTCCCTGCACAccggtgagacag TCTTCCTAGTCTCCATCTGA